From the Diospyros lotus cultivar Yz01 chromosome 13, ASM1463336v1, whole genome shotgun sequence genome, one window contains:
- the LOC127789355 gene encoding L10-interacting MYB domain-containing protein-like produces MDKGKKRMNYAFNTGRSSAKWDDHTHLQFIELIEQEIHKGNRPGSFINKDGWKNLVKTFNEITWRCYDNKQLKNHWDSMKKEWTLFKQMIRGESGLGWDETKKTVMADNAWWEQKIKENENYRKFRNKKLSIIWFRYDALFSDIAVTGERARAPSQYEPPTQLSSTDKDDDEIENTEDINNLGDPFATDEGPNDAVTGDDLFVEPTWQQERPSTTKKARKEKMSSAAMLRTNIEDLMQLYSKSTNTSNSVVGPDAESIQKCLEVLQRLPIQVGCRLWNYACTLFTKPPNRTVFINQPSDEARFAWLDYLHQLFEDHRPPP; encoded by the exons ATGGATAAAGGAAAGAAACGTATGAACTATGCTTTCAATACGGGACGATCCTCTGCTAAGTGGGATGACCACACACATCTACAATTCATAGAGCTAATAGAACAAGAGATTCATAAAGGAAATAGGCCAGGATCATTTATAAATAAGGATGGATGGAAAAATTTGGTCAAGACTTTTAATGAAATAACATGGAGGTGTTATGACAACAAACAATTGAAAAACCACTGGGATTCTATGAAAAAAGAATGGACACTTTTTAAGCAAATGATTCGAGGTGAGTCAGGTTTGGGGTGGGACGAAACAAAGAAGACTGTTATGGCAGACAATGCTTGGTGGGAGCAAAAAATTAAG gaaaatgaaaattatcgAAAATTCAGgaacaaaaaattatccatCATATGGTTTCGCTACGATGCCTTGTTCTCTGATATTGCAGTAACTGGGGAAAGAGCACGAGCTCCAAGTCAATATGAACCTCCAACTCAACTATCGAGTACtgataaagatgatgatgaaattgaaaaCACCGAGGATATAAATAATCTCGGAGACCCATTCGCTACGGATGAAGGCCCCAATGATGCCGTAACTGGTGACGATTTGTTTGTAGAACCAACCTGGCAACAAGAGCGACCATCGACCACTAAAAAGGCTAGGAAGGAAAAGATGTCGAGTGCTGCCATGTTGAGGACAAATATTGAAGATTTAATGCAATTATACTCCAAGAGCACAAATACTTCGAACTCTGTTGTAGGACCAGATGCGGAGAGCATTCAAAAATGCTTGGAGGTATTGCAACGTCTCCCCATTCAGGTTGGGTGTAGGTTGTGGAATTATGCTTGCACCCTTTTTACCAAGCCCCCGAATCGAACTGTCTTTATAAATCAACCATCCGACGAGGCAAGATTTGCTTGGTTAGACTACCTACATCAGTTGTTTGAGGACCATCGACCTCCACCATga
- the LOC127788807 gene encoding uncharacterized protein LOC127788807 — translation MEYWENDNDEANEEQVNAESMFLFRQAAGAILIYYSKYMLKEPCHTSQRTGRILIHEILNGNESRCYQDFRMTKTIFLDFCRDLTERYGLTPTRGMSVPESVGIFLMICGYGAANRLIQEMFNHSGETISRQFHRVLVAVNRLGSDIIKPHPNYNDGEGYHNLNNPKYLPFFKDCIGAIDGTHVKARLPRGEEVPYIGRKGYPTQNILAIVDFNMCFTFAWAGWEGSAHDARIFNEAIRRPDLNFPHPTRGKYYLVDAGYSHKIGYMRPYKGEHIRYHLQDFRRTRTTRLRAPRGYKESFNYLHSSCRMIVERTFGVWKKRFKVLEDMPAYNFDTQRDIVLGTMAIHNYIRKKGVQDVAFTAAENENYIPNAQLVTPSDSQINDEVDQSDNYWMAVRDAIALDIGQPQ, via the exons ATGGAGTATTGGGAAAATGACAATGATGAAGCAAATGAGGAACAGGTTAATGCAGAATCAATGTTTTTATTCAGGCAAGCTGCAGGGGCAATTCTAATTTATTACAGCAAGTACATGCTTAAGGAGCCATGTCATACATCTCAACGAACAGGTCGTATACTTATTCATGAAATACTTAATGGTAATGAAAGTCGATGTTACCAAGATTTTCGCATgacgaaaacaatttttttggaTTTCTGTCGTGATTTAACTGAAAGATATGGTCTCACTCCCACACGAGGAATGTCTGTTCCTGAATCAGTAGGAATATTTTTGATGATTTGTGGGTATGGGGCTGCGAATCGATTGATACAAGAAATGTTCAATCATTCTGGTGAGACAATTAGCCGACAATTTCACAGAGTTTTGGTTGCTGTTAATAGGTTAGGTAGTGACATTATTAAACCACATCCTAACTACAATGACGGGGAAGGATACCACAATCTGAATAACCCTAAGTATTTGCCATTCTTTAAG GATTGTATTGGTGCTATTGATGGTACTCATGTAAAGGCTCGATTGCCACGAGGTGAAGAGGTACCCTATATAGGACGCAAAGGATATCCGACCCAAAATATCCTTGCAATTGTGGATTTTAACATGTGTTTTACATTTGCATGGGCTGGTTGGGAGGGATCAGCTCATGATGCCAGGATATTTAATGAAGCAATTCGTAGGCCCGACTTGAATTTTCCCCATCCAACAAGAGGGAAATATTATTTAGTAGATGCAGGGTACTCTCATAAGATTGGATACATGAGGCCATACAAGGGTGAGCATATAAGATATCACTTGCAAGATTTTCGGCGTACGAGAACAACACGATTGCGTGCACCAAGAGGGTATAAAGAGTCCTTCAATTACCTACATTCTTCGTGCAGAATGATTGTTGAGCGCACTTTTGGAGTGTGGAAGAAGAGATTTAAGGTTTTGGAAGATATGCCTGCATACAATTTTGATACCCAACGAGACATTGTTCTAGGTACAATGGCCATCCATAACTATATTAGGAAGAAAGGGGTACAAGATGTTGCATTCACTGCAGccgaaaatgaaaattatattcCTAATGCACAATTAGTGACACCATCTGATAGTCAAATTAATGATGAAGTGGACCAGAGTGATAATTATTGGATGGCAGTGCGGGATGCTATAGCCCTAGATATTGGACAACCACAATAA